The Clostridium sporogenes genome contains a region encoding:
- a CDS encoding PocR ligand-binding domain-containing protein, translating to MIKENLNLHKVIDLKKWVKLQDSLSLVTKAAIIIVDYKGNPVTKHSGCNKFCNAVRSNPNLVKYCQKCDSRGGLEAVRLNKPYIYLCHYNIVDIAIPIIIDGKYIGAIMAGQIKLSDNKDSDFLEQIVITPKNSMARHALEEFKEYYDEIPVLSLKEVKEIANMLFSLCNYLVEEALNKNLISEMYQKAITSESEINSNTLTGYTMRNIEHAKKEMSNALLNSYVKENLSSDSLDISVSNTLNPAIEYIYNHKSENITAKKMAEVCHVSPSYFSRLFAKETGKSFSSFVSNLKIDWAKNLLEETDMHVNEISDELGFNETGYFIKIFKKYEGVTPFVYRKYCKKN from the coding sequence TTGATTAAGGAAAATTTAAATTTACATAAGGTCATAGATCTAAAAAAATGGGTTAAACTACAGGACTCTTTATCATTAGTTACTAAGGCAGCTATAATAATCGTGGATTATAAGGGAAATCCAGTTACAAAGCATAGTGGTTGCAATAAATTTTGCAATGCGGTAAGATCAAATCCCAATCTTGTTAAGTATTGTCAAAAATGCGATTCAAGAGGTGGTTTAGAAGCAGTCCGTTTAAATAAACCTTATATATATTTATGTCATTATAATATAGTAGATATAGCTATTCCAATAATTATAGATGGTAAATATATTGGCGCAATTATGGCTGGGCAAATAAAACTATCTGATAATAAGGATTCAGATTTCTTAGAACAAATAGTTATAACACCTAAAAATTCTATGGCTAGACACGCCTTAGAAGAATTTAAAGAATATTACGATGAAATTCCTGTTTTATCATTAAAAGAAGTGAAAGAAATAGCTAATATGTTATTTTCTTTATGCAATTATTTAGTAGAAGAAGCTTTAAATAAAAATTTAATTTCAGAGATGTATCAAAAAGCTATAACATCTGAATCAGAAATAAATTCAAACACCTTAACAGGATATACAATGAGAAATATTGAACATGCAAAAAAGGAAATGTCTAATGCACTATTAAATTCTTATGTAAAAGAAAACCTTTCAAGTGATAGTTTAGATATTTCAGTAAGTAATACATTAAATCCTGCTATTGAGTATATTTATAATCATAAAAGTGAAAATATTACTGCAAAAAAAATGGCAGAGGTTTGTCATGTAAGTCCTAGTTATTTTAGTAGGCTATTTGCAAAAGAAACAGGAAAAAGCTTTTCAAGTTTTGTTTCTAATCTAAAAATAGATTGGGCAAAAAACTTATTAGAAGAAACAGATATGCATGTAAATGAAATTAGTGATGAACTTGGCTTTAACGAAACAGGCTATTTTATAAAAATATTCAAAAA